Proteins from one Mycobacterium adipatum genomic window:
- a CDS encoding nucleoside deaminase, which yields MKPDQELIRLALQAARAAPVDEVPIGAVVFAPDGSELARAANAREALGDPTAHAEILAMREAAARLGDGWRLEGCTLAVTVEPCTMCAGALVLARIGLLVFGAWEPKTGAVGSLWDVVRDRRLVHRPQVRGGVLEQECAGLLEEFFARRR from the coding sequence GTGAAGCCGGATCAGGAGCTGATCCGGCTCGCCCTGCAGGCCGCCCGCGCCGCGCCCGTCGACGAGGTGCCGATCGGCGCGGTGGTGTTCGCACCCGACGGCTCCGAACTGGCCCGCGCCGCCAATGCCCGTGAAGCCCTGGGTGATCCGACCGCGCACGCCGAGATCCTGGCGATGCGGGAAGCTGCCGCCCGGCTCGGTGACGGGTGGCGGCTGGAGGGCTGCACGCTGGCCGTCACCGTCGAGCCGTGCACCATGTGCGCGGGCGCGCTGGTGCTGGCGCGGATCGGGCTGCTGGTGTTCGGGGCGTGGGAACCCAAGACCGGCGCGGTGGGCTCGCTGTGGGATGTGGTGCGCGATCGCCGCCTCGTGCACCGGCCGCAGGTGCGCGGTGGGGTGCTGGAGCAGGAGTGCGCGGGGCTGTTGGAGGAGTTCTTCGCGCGGCGACGCTGA
- a CDS encoding thiamine-binding protein, with translation MIVAFSLTPSAADDDGGVHRAVAEAVRIVRASGLPNETNAMFTNIEGEWDEVMAVVKQAVDAVAAVSPRVGLVLKADIRPGHTGQLSAKVQRLERALGE, from the coding sequence ATGATCGTCGCGTTCAGCCTGACCCCGTCCGCCGCCGATGACGACGGTGGCGTGCACCGTGCGGTCGCCGAAGCCGTCCGCATCGTGCGGGCGTCCGGTCTGCCCAACGAGACGAACGCGATGTTCACCAATATCGAGGGCGAGTGGGACGAGGTGATGGCCGTGGTCAAACAGGCCGTGGACGCGGTGGCGGCCGTGTCGCCGCGGGTCGGCCTGGTGCTCAAGGCCGACATCCGCCCCGGGCACACCGGCCAGCTCAGCGCGAAGGTGCAACGCCTGGAGCGGGCACTCGGCGAGTAG
- a CDS encoding alpha/beta hydrolase produces the protein MSAAVLAGAGVATADDSTSSSGSESGASESTTSTQTDGPAGPTSGTAPDSSAEAEPEAAAPDEPADDPVSETPKKKKRNLTARTDAMTALKPRSGPVSASAPERAVPVAADTALPALTVATPAVTDIGGGGAAAVARIAAQPGASLALAAPPAPAPVQAAAASPPNLIRWLQGVVGRGTNGIGSLAFNSLQALEALLTGPPVLPPNSTVTVRNSTILLSTGQRVRANWYYPEGEEVPEKLIVLQHGFFALGPMYSFTAANLAESTGAIVVTPTISSNPFGGDDNWINGSGMAAAIADLFVGDRQALTDSALAAGFATRYGLDPAQAQLPEKFGLAGHSAGAGLVSAVAGYLVDKGAADDLVGVITLDGVPTGNTMAVALAKLAAYEDATGRYIPVREIGAPRNAFNFISTLKADLNAARPGRFNGVVLSGGVHMDSMKGGNALIQFGAYLIAGFPQPQNPPAVAQLSAEWFNDWFAGDTDNGDDLAPGSTLPIATPNGTAQGTVIGAALPAARFVTIAV, from the coding sequence GTGTCAGCCGCGGTCCTGGCGGGCGCGGGCGTAGCAACGGCCGACGATTCGACGTCGTCGTCGGGGTCTGAATCGGGTGCGTCGGAGTCGACGACCAGCACCCAGACCGACGGCCCCGCCGGCCCCACGTCCGGTACCGCACCGGACTCCTCGGCCGAGGCCGAACCCGAAGCGGCGGCCCCCGATGAACCGGCCGACGACCCCGTCAGCGAGACCCCGAAGAAAAAGAAGCGCAACCTGACCGCGCGGACCGACGCGATGACGGCGCTCAAACCGCGTTCGGGGCCGGTCAGCGCGAGCGCACCCGAGCGCGCGGTGCCCGTCGCAGCCGACACCGCACTGCCCGCGCTCACCGTCGCGACGCCCGCGGTGACCGATATCGGCGGTGGCGGCGCGGCCGCGGTCGCCAGGATCGCCGCGCAACCGGGCGCGTCGCTGGCTCTGGCCGCCCCACCGGCGCCGGCACCCGTGCAGGCCGCTGCGGCATCACCGCCGAACCTGATCCGCTGGTTGCAGGGCGTGGTGGGCAGGGGCACCAACGGCATCGGCTCGCTGGCGTTCAATTCGCTGCAGGCATTGGAGGCGCTGCTCACCGGACCGCCGGTGCTGCCGCCGAACAGCACGGTGACGGTCCGCAACTCCACCATCCTGCTGTCCACCGGACAGCGGGTACGGGCGAATTGGTACTACCCCGAGGGCGAGGAGGTGCCGGAGAAGCTGATCGTGTTGCAGCACGGCTTCTTCGCGCTCGGCCCGATGTACAGCTTCACCGCGGCGAATCTCGCCGAGTCGACGGGCGCGATCGTCGTCACACCGACGATCTCGTCGAATCCCTTCGGCGGTGACGACAACTGGATCAACGGCTCCGGGATGGCCGCCGCCATCGCCGACCTGTTCGTCGGCGACCGGCAGGCGTTGACCGACAGCGCGCTGGCCGCCGGCTTCGCCACCCGGTACGGGCTGGACCCAGCCCAGGCGCAGTTGCCGGAGAAGTTCGGCCTGGCCGGGCACTCGGCGGGCGCGGGGCTGGTGTCGGCGGTGGCCGGTTACCTCGTGGACAAGGGTGCCGCCGACGATCTGGTCGGGGTGATCACCCTGGACGGCGTGCCCACCGGCAACACCATGGCGGTCGCACTGGCCAAGTTGGCGGCCTATGAGGACGCCACCGGCCGCTACATCCCGGTCCGCGAGATCGGCGCACCCCGCAACGCCTTCAACTTCATCAGCACCCTCAAAGCAGATCTGAACGCGGCGCGGCCCGGACGGTTCAACGGGGTGGTGCTGTCCGGCGGAGTGCACATGGACTCGATGAAGGGCGGCAACGCGCTCATCCAGTTCGGCGCCTACCTGATCGCGGGCTTCCCGCAGCCGCAGAACCCGCCGGCGGTCGCCCAGCTGTCCGCCGAGTGGTTCAACGACTGGTTCGCCGGGGACACCGACAACGGCGATGACCTGGCCCCCGGATCGACGCTGCCGATCGCCACCCCCAACGGGACGGCCCAGGGCACGGTGATCGGTGCGGCGCTGCCCGCGGCCCGGTTCGTCACCATCGCGGTCTGA